One Candidatus Krumholzibacteriia bacterium genomic window, GTCGGTGCGCGTCGAGAGGCCGACGAAGAGGGTGCGGCCGAGAAGCAGGACATCGCCGCCGTCCAGCGTACCGGGGGGCGGTAGGTGCACGAGGTCCCGGTAGGCGGCGAGGGCGGCGGCGAGGCTCGCACTCTCGGGTCGCCTGGTCGGGGCGCCCATGTGCGGCACGAGGGCGCATTCGTCGAGCACGACGGCCGCATCTTCGACGAAGACCGCGTCCGGCAAGTCGGGTTCGGCGGGGAGCGAAACCACCTCCGCACCGAGCTCCTGCAGCAGCCTCTCGTACTGCCTGTGTTGTTCTCGTGCCCGGTCCGCGTCGATGAAAGAGCGTGCCCGGTAAGTCAGCTCGCAGCGGTCGAGGTTGCCGACGCTTCGGGTCAAGGCGATCATCCGGTCACGCCGCTCTCCAAGCCTCCTACTGCGGGGATTTGCTCCCCCCTTTGCTCTCCCCCGGGGACGCCTTCTCCAACGCCGCGATCAAGGGCTTGGCGGCTTCGGGCAGGGTCGCTTTGCCTTCAAGGACGATCTCCTTGGCGCCGATCTTGCGGCCGTAGAGATCCTCGTTGTCGCCGGAGTCCTCGCGCACTGTGGAGCCCTCCAGTGAGATGCCGGCGAACAGCCCTTTGGAACGCGAATAGCTGAGGATCTCGGCGTCCATGAACGCATCCGTCGCCGCCGCGGCGGTGCGGCCGACCGGCCCGGCCGCCACGGTGGCATCGGCACCCAACTTGACCTTGCTGGACAGCAAGCTCCCGGTCCCCTTGGGGTTCATCACCAGGAGCACGAAGTCGATGACCGTGCCGCCGATCTGGAAGCCGAAGCTGCCTCCTTCGAGCCGCATCATCGCCGGTTCGCCCCAAGGGCCTTTGAACTCAGGGCCGGTGCGACAGACCAAGGCGCCCTTGCCGTAGCTGCCGCCGACGCCGAGGGCCACCTTCTTCACCGAGGGGAAGACGCAGACGCACTCCGCCTTGTTCAGGATGTCCTCAGGGATCCCTTCTGGCAGGGCGAGGATCTCGCGGACGACCTCGGCCGACTCTTGCAGGCGCTTCTCCTGCGCCGCCTTTTCGCTCCAGCTGGGAGCTGCTCCGGAAACGAGCAACGCTGCACAGAACCCCAACGTCATCCACCGCATCGCCAACCTCCCATGGGGCCGTATGGAATGCCCTATCCGCCTCGGACCTGTTGAGCCAGGTAGTTGGCTTCGCCGATCTGCTGGATCAGGGCGAACTGGGATTCGAACCAGTCGATGTCATTCTCCTCGCCGCGCAGGACCTCTTCGACCAGCTGGCGGGAGCCGTGGTCGCCGAGCTCGAGGAGGAGTTTTACCTGCTCCTTCACCTTGTCGACCAGTTTCTTCTCGTGTTCGTAGTCGAGCCGCAGGATCTCGGGCACGTTCTCCCCGAGACGGATCTTGTCGAGGCGCTGCAAGTTCGGGACGCCCTCGAGATAGAGGACGCGATCGATGATCTTCTCGGCATGCTTCATCTCGTCGATGGAGCGCTGGCGGATGGTGTCGGCGAGGCGTTCGTACCCCCAGTTCCGGCACATGCGGGCGTGCAGGAAGAACTGGTTGACGCCGGTGAGCTCGAGGGTAAGGAGCTGGTTCAGAGACTCAAGGATCTGCTCGCCATGGGGATACTTCACGGTTCGCTCCCTGGGTCCACGGTGCCGAAGGCTTCGGCTCGGAGTGCGAAGCATGGTCCGACCGCCGGCAGTCGGGCCTCGCCTGCGGTCGCGCTGCGTCGAGGAGGCAGCATAGCGTCTCGGCGCAGCTGCCGCAGCAGGTGCCGGCGCCGCTGACGGCGGCGAGTTGCTGCAGCGTCCGCGACCCGGCCTGGATATGACCGTGCAGCTGCGCCTCGTTCAGGCCCATGCAGATGCAGACGACCATGCGAATCTCCGTGGCAGGGAACAAGAAGAGACTGAGACGCAGTCTCAATCTCAACTCGAACTTACCATCAGAGGGGCAGGCCGTCAAGGAGGCCCGTTCCAGACGCCCACCTCGGCCCCCACCGAGGTGGGGAACCCGATGCTAAGTCCCCTTCAGACCTCACCTTGGCGCAACGAATAGAGGCGCTCGGCATAGGCCGCGTCGTCTCTCCACAACCGGAAGGCTGCCCGGCGCACCAGGGGGTGAAGGATCCGACCCAGGAGCCCTACTGCGATCCAGAAGCCGCGGCGGTCTGAAGTAGCGAGGGTGGCTTCGACGACCGCGGTGCGACCGATGTCGACCGGCGCGGCGTGTGTTTCCACCACGGACCCCTCTCCCTCGCCGCGGAGGATGGTCATCACGATCGTTTCCGGATCCGAGCAGTGGAAGCGCGCATCCACCTCGACGCCGTAACGTCCGACGACGCGGTACACGACGCGCACGACGATCGCGTCCTCGTCCTGCTGCATCACCCGCAGGCGGCCGAAGGAATGCGGATGGTAGTGCACGCCGTGCCAGGGATCGAGCCGGTTGGCGAGGATGTCGGCCGGATCGCAACGAGCTTCCTTGCGGATGACGGCGGCGAAACAGCGCTCGGGCCTGGGGTGGAGAACCGGGTGGTCGAGGCGTTGCGCTTGCGGATCGAGCGCCGCCCAGAGGAGTACGCCATCGTCGTACACAGGGAGTGGTTTCCAAGCCCCGTGCCCGCTCGGTCCCAGCCTCAACCCGTGCCAGGGGCAGACGATCGCGTCACCAGAGAGCTTCCCAGAGGCGAGGGACGCACCCAGGTGCGGGCACACGTCGCGTGCCACGAGGAGTCCAGCCGAAGAACGCCAGACGACGTAATCCTTCCCGGCGAGCCGATAGCGCCGCGGTTTCCTGCCGATGGCGCGACTGGCGTCCACGACGGTCCAACCGGTGGCAGGCAGGGCGCGAGCGTGACGGAGCGCGTTCGTGATCCACACCGGGTTCGCTTGCTGCCAATCCTCGAGCTTCGAAGCGGGACCCGTGGGCGGCAGCCGGCGGCCGAAGGGAATGGGGGCGCGCGTGGCTTTCATCGGCGGCTCCCGGCCCGAGGTCGCGACTGCGCTCGCGGCAGGGGGAAGCCGGCCAAGAGCCCACGCGCCGGAACGGCCGCGATCGGCTCTGGGCGCACGCCGAGCGGCGCCAACACATGGTTGGCGGCCAGGAATCCCGAAGCCGCGGCGCGTTCCATCAAAGCGCTCGGGATCGGCAGGCGGACGAAATCGCCGGCGAGGGTGACGGCCGTGAACGGAGTGCGCACTTCCGGGCGTCCGGCATGAGAGTCCGGCGCGAAGGCGGGACAATCCTGGCGCAGCAACCAGCGCTCCTCGAGGACCGGACACTCCGCGGTCTCCGGATAGAGCTCGTGTAACGCGCCTAGCATTTCTTCCCG contains:
- a CDS encoding arginine deiminase-related protein — encoded protein: MTRSVGNLDRCELTYRARSFIDADRAREQHRQYERLLQELGAEVVSLPAEPDLPDAVFVEDAAVVLDECALVPHMGAPTRRPESASLAAALAAYRDLVHLPPPGTLDGGDVLLLGRTLFVGLSTRTD
- a CDS encoding lipid-binding SYLF domain-containing protein, producing the protein MRWMTLGFCAALLVSGAAPSWSEKAAQEKRLQESAEVVREILALPEGIPEDILNKAECVCVFPSVKKVALGVGGSYGKGALVCRTGPEFKGPWGEPAMMRLEGGSFGFQIGGTVIDFVLLVMNPKGTGSLLSSKVKLGADATVAAGPVGRTAAAATDAFMDAEILSYSRSKGLFAGISLEGSTVREDSGDNEDLYGRKIGAKEIVLEGKATLPEAAKPLIAALEKASPGESKGGSKSPQ
- the bfr gene encoding bacterioferritin, with translation MKYPHGEQILESLNQLLTLELTGVNQFFLHARMCRNWGYERLADTIRQRSIDEMKHAEKIIDRVLYLEGVPNLQRLDKIRLGENVPEILRLDYEHEKKLVDKVKEQVKLLLELGDHGSRQLVEEVLRGEENDIDWFESQFALIQQIGEANYLAQQVRGG
- a CDS encoding DUF5914 domain-containing protein, which encodes MKATRAPIPFGRRLPPTGPASKLEDWQQANPVWITNALRHARALPATGWTVVDASRAIGRKPRRYRLAGKDYVVWRSSAGLLVARDVCPHLGASLASGKLSGDAIVCPWHGLRLGPSGHGAWKPLPVYDDGVLLWAALDPQAQRLDHPVLHPRPERCFAAVIRKEARCDPADILANRLDPWHGVHYHPHSFGRLRVMQQDEDAIVVRVVYRVVGRYGVEVDARFHCSDPETIVMTILRGEGEGSVVETHAAPVDIGRTAVVEATLATSDRRGFWIAVGLLGRILHPLVRRAAFRLWRDDAAYAERLYSLRQGEV